The genome window GCACTGCAGGGCTTCGCCGGTTACAAAGCCGGGATGACCCACGTCGTCATGGTCAACGACACGGCGAACTCGGCCCGCGAGGGGATGGAAGAGTCCGTCCCCGTCACGGTCGTCGAGACGCCGCCAATGCGCGCCGTTGCACTCCGAGCCTACCAGAACACGCCGTACGGACAGAAACCGACGACCGAGGTCTGGGCGACCGACCTCGACGAGGACCTCGACCGCGTCCTCGACCTGCCGTCGGAAGACACGTTCGAGGAGGACGCAGACGACCTCCGCTCGCTGCTCGACGACGGCGAGGTCGATGACCTTCGCGTCATCACCCACACCGTCCCGAGCGGCCTGAAGAACGTCCCGAAGAAGAAACCCGACGTGATGGAGACTCGCGTCGGCGGCGGTTCGCTCGACGAACGCGCCGACTTCGCGCTCGACCTCCTCGAAGCGGGCGGCGAGCACGCGATGGCCGACGTCTTCCGCGCGGGCGAGTACCTCGACGCGGCCGGCGTCACCAAAGGCAAGGGGACGCAGGGTCCCGTCAAGCGCTGGGGCGTCCAGAAGCGCAAAGGCAAGCACGCCCGCCAGGGATGGCGGCGTCGCATCGGTAACCTCGGCCCGTGGAACCCGAGCCGCGTCCGCTCGACGGTTCCCCAGCAGGGGCAGACCGGTTACCACCAGCGCACCGAACTGAACAAACGCCTCGTCGCGA of Haloprofundus halophilus contains these proteins:
- a CDS encoding 50S ribosomal protein L3 encodes the protein MPQPSRPRKGSMGFGPRTRAAKEVPRIKSWPDDEGSPALQGFAGYKAGMTHVVMVNDTANSAREGMEESVPVTVVETPPMRAVALRAYQNTPYGQKPTTEVWATDLDEDLDRVLDLPSEDTFEEDADDLRSLLDDGEVDDLRVITHTVPSGLKNVPKKKPDVMETRVGGGSLDERADFALDLLEAGGEHAMADVFRAGEYLDAAGVTKGKGTQGPVKRWGVQKRKGKHARQGWRRRIGNLGPWNPSRVRSTVPQQGQTGYHQRTELNKRLVAMGDGDDASVDGGFVNYGEVDGDYALVEGSLPGPNKRLLRFRPAIRPNEQPRLDPEVRYVSTASNQG